TGCTTGGCGTGTGAAACGAAAAATGTTGCTTTGTCTGCTCATGGTCTGCGCGGGGGGAGGGTATGTGACGTCCCAGGAAAACCAGGGGGGTGATTCCTACGATGAGGTGGGACTGGAGCAAAGGATATCTCCGGCCATGATGCGCTGGTTCCGCGCAGGCGTGCCTGCCGATGCAGCGGGTCTGGGCATCGCCCTGGGCAAGGTGCTTTCCGTTAAAGTGGCGCGCTTCTGCCCTCAAGGCGGTCCCCATTGTGGACTGGCACCGGCCTGCGGCCACGGAAACCTGACGTGGGGCACGTCCAGTTCCTATCAAATCAACGGCATGATCATCCGCCGCCAGGGGGTCAAAATGCCCGAGAAAATTGAAAATTACCTTAATGCCCCGGGGGCCAACACCTTGCGCGCGGGAGAAGACGTATGGATTGCCTTTCATACCCTTAAAACCAATCAGGCCGTGCGCATTGCCCTGGTTGAACGGGTTCCCAAAACCAATTCCCCTCCCGCCACCAACGGCCCAGTGGCAAGACCCTAGGGCAAGACCGGCGCCGCCCATTATGGGTATAAAAAAACTTGGTCAGCAGGATTTTTCTTTGATAGAAAAGCCGCTGGGCAGGCGTCTAAACCATGAAGCTGTCACAGAAATGGGAGACAATTTATGCGAGCCAAAGTAGCCATCATCATCCTGGTTGCGGTGTGCGTTCTTCTGGGTGTTGCTCTGATTAGCGTCAGCCAGAAAACCAAGGCCCGGGAAAAGGAGTCGGTGACCATTCAGAAAACCAACTGGGTGGAAATCTCCAACACCCTGGCCAGCACGTCGTCCAAAGTGGAAGAGTTGCAGCAAGTCAATACACACTTGACCAACCAACTGGCCAGTGAACGCCGCAAAGTCGAAACACTGACCGGCGAAACCAAGCGTCTGGAGGGCACCTTGCAACGTGTCACGGCGGAACGTGACGACCTCAAACAGGAAATCGAACAGGTCAAGAAAGCGGCCGCCGAGGCCGCCGCTGTGGCGGAAAAGGAGATTGCCCGGCACACCGCCAAGATTGCCGAGCTGGAAAAGGAGCGCGAGGTGCTCACCCGCACCATGGAGCAGCTCACCAACCAAATCGCCCAGCTTGAAGTGAAAATCGCCGAGACCGAAAAACAACTGGCCGCCGCCACGGGTCAAAACGACTTCCTCCTCAAGGAGCTGCAACGCCTCCGCGCCGAGAAGGCCGAGCTGGAACGCCAGTTCAATGATCTGAAGATCGTCAGCGAGCAAAAGAAAAAGCTCACTGAGGAACATCACATCGCCCTGCGTCTGGAATGGATGCGCCGCGGGCTGTATCAGGACATGCGTGGCGGCGAACGCCTGGTGCGTGGTCTGCCCAAGCCTGCCTCAGCCACCACCAACGCCAGTTTGGAGGCGGAAATCCGCCGCAGCGGCAGCAGCACGATCAAGAGCGCAACCAATGCGCCGGCCGCGCCCAAATAAGGGCGGCCACCACGAGCAGGATATTTAACGCGGCAGGGCAGCCTCAATGCGCCGCCAGAGTGCCTCCGGTTCTTCGAGGCCAACGGAAAGCCGGATTAAATGCCGGGACACGCCGCAGGCTTCCGCCCAATCCAATTCAGTGTAATGGGCCAGCAACGTGAACGGACAGGCCAGTGTAAACACCGTCCCCAGGCTGGGCCCCTTGTTTACCGCCAGGCGGTCATAGATGGCCGGAGCGGTTTGCGCAGCATGGCGCGGCAAGAAGGTGACCAAACTGCCCCACCCCCCCCGCGGGCGGCGCACTGACTCGTACACTTCGGCAAATTCCCATTTGGGATACCAAACCCGCTCAACGGCGGGATGAGCCCGCAGTTTTTCGGCAATCCAGAGGCCATTGGCATTGTGCCGCTCCATTCGCGCCGGAAAATCCCGCGCCTGGCGCTCAATCACCAAGGCATCCTCGCCCCACAAAAGCTCCTCGTGCTGTGCCCGTAAAACCTCCTTCAGATGGGAATAAAAGGGGGAGCGTGGATTGCAAATCACCGCCCCCCCCATGGCGTCGGCCGTGCCGACAATGTATTTGGTCAAGCTGGTTGCCACCAGATCGGCATGCGCGCTCAAGTCCACATTGTAGGGTGTCGCCACCACATCATCCGCCACCAAAGGCACCCCGCGCTCCCGCAGCAAGGGCGATACCCTTCGCAGATCCGCCGAGCCAAGCAGGGGGTTGCCCGGGATTTCGCAGAAGCATCCCGCCAGAGTCTGGCGGGACAACAGGGACTTCAGCTCATGTTCCACGCGATCCAATTGATGGATGAGCGTCGCCCCGTGGCCCAACTTCTGCTGCAATTTCAGCGTATCCACATACGGAAAACCTAACTGCACAGTGGGCAGGCCGGGACGCAAACAGCGCGCCGCTGCCAGGGCGGCATATTGAGCCGCCATGCCGGTGGGCTGTAAAAACACGTCATCCGCCTCCACTTCGTAAAACGCCGCCAAATGCCGCCTGAGGGCGGCGCGTACCTCATCGGATTCTTTCGGCTCGCCGCGTCTCTCCAGAAACGCCCTGGCCTGCCGGCTCGATACAATCAAACCCGTGTGCTGCCAAAAAGCTTTCAGGATCAAACCGCCATCCAACGAAGTGACCACCCCCCAGAGTCTGTCGCGTTGCACGACCATGCCATCCTGGCCGTTGGCGCGCAAAAATTGTTGCGCCAGCTCCGCCACCCGGGCGGAGGGAAATGGCAGGCAGGCATTCCAGTTGCCCATCTGCATGGCCACCTGCTGGACCAGGGGATGAATGACAAACCGTGGATAGCCATTCCGCAGTTGCTGCATGGTGGCAGGATTTTTCTCCTCGTAACCCACCACATCCTGCCACCGTGGAAGAGCCATGGAAACGGCGTGCTCATCCTCCGGCAACGGTTTGCCCAAGTCTGCCGCCTGCCAGCGGGGATGCTCCAGTAATTCCCAGGCATTCATGCCGCCAGTCCTCCCAAGGCGTTTCTCAGATCAGCTCGCAGATCAGCCTCATCCTCCAAACCCACGCTTAAACGCAGCAGGCCGTCGCCAATGCCCACCTGCCGCCGCACCTCGGCCGGCACGGAGGCATGGGTCATTGTGGCCGGATGACATATCAAACTCTCCACCCCCCCGAGGCTTTCCGCCAGCGTGATATACTTCAAGCGCCGGCAAAATT
This is a stretch of genomic DNA from Verrucomicrobiia bacterium. It encodes these proteins:
- a CDS encoding PLP-dependent transferase, translated to MNAWELLEHPRWQAADLGKPLPEDEHAVSMALPRWQDVVGYEEKNPATMQQLRNGYPRFVIHPLVQQVAMQMGNWNACLPFPSARVAELAQQFLRANGQDGMVVQRDRLWGVVTSLDGGLILKAFWQHTGLIVSSRQARAFLERRGEPKESDEVRAALRRHLAAFYEVEADDVFLQPTGMAAQYAALAAARCLRPGLPTVQLGFPYVDTLKLQQKLGHGATLIHQLDRVEHELKSLLSRQTLAGCFCEIPGNPLLGSADLRRVSPLLRERGVPLVADDVVATPYNVDLSAHADLVATSLTKYIVGTADAMGGAVICNPRSPFYSHLKEVLRAQHEELLWGEDALVIERQARDFPARMERHNANGLWIAEKLRAHPAVERVWYPKWEFAEVYESVRRPRGGWGSLVTFLPRHAAQTAPAIYDRLAVNKGPSLGTVFTLACPFTLLAHYTELDWAEACGVSRHLIRLSVGLEEPEALWRRIEAALPR